TGtggtcatggaaaggttggttgtttacTCTTTCTGTAAATAATGGCGGGAAAAAATCGGCGAACACAGCAGCCaatgccgatacacataaaactcgcaaatatcggatatatcggtctatcactaatATTAATAATGTCTCGTATACTAGatggtgctaagttaagccaatgtcggcTGACTCCCCAGGGTTGAAaacccccctaggagaaaaacctccCGACTTTTTTAGCCAGGAGTGAAAAAAGTCTTCGGAGGAAAAAccttgatatatatatatttgatatggtttgtgctgtgttcaaaatatcgatacgacgATACATCGTCATGAACTCTCGTGATCCATATGGAAAGGATGCATGTGACCCGCAGAGTACGTAGAGTGAAAGGTAGTGGGGTATACTTTCACTTTCCATGTCCGTCTCGCGGACCATTGTGTCTGCACAACTTGCGCGCCGCGCGTGCATATTTAAAATCATtgagttcagtatgaaagcgcagatatcttagcctatactactgcaaagggctTTATTAGCCACTCTCTTATAAAACAGTAGCCTACTAACGCATTTCAGAAGAAACACGACAAGAAACAGTGATATTTACTGAAACAGTTATCATACCGTGTATATGCCATACCATTACAACCCTACGCACACATGTAGTCACGATTGGGCAAGTTCAAGTTATTCATTTAATAGCATTGCAGCTTGTAATTGCAAAAatgaatgcagcatttttgatgcaggcactagcaACAAGGGCATTACAACAATGTCGAGACCCATATATGGTAATGACGAAAACGGCTAGACGATGATGGCTTATGATTTTATCTGATAGGATAATCaaagttagggttagggttattATTGCCAAAGGTTTTGGGACACCCCTCCAAATCAGGGGTTAGGCTTGGCCCCTTAGTTCCAGTGAAAGGAACTATTAATGCTTTATCATACCAAGACATTTTGGACAAGTTCATGCCCCTTCCTGTTCCAACACACACTCCTAAACCTTGTAGAAAGTCTTCTTAAGAAGAGTTGAAGCGGTTATAGCTGCAAAGGGTGGGTCAACTCTATATTAAACCCTATGGATTCATTCAGGTTCATGTGTATATAAAGGCAGGTGTCCCATAACATCAAATCACATTATAATAAACATTGGAGCTCTGTGGCTTTCTGACATTATTTGGCATTtagtatgtatgtatttatataatcaaatgtttttttttctgtaaagctactttgcaacaatgcaaaacTGTAAAAGTGGTGTAGATTTAAAAAAGATACAATTCTCTAAATTCATTAAATACGTTTTTGACaaatgaatgtttattttagatgtgatgGAAGTAAAAGAGGAACCTCTGGACCTAAATGAAGTAGAGGAGAAACTACAGAAACCTCATGATATCATCACTGAAGAAAAATCTTTTGATTGCTTACAAATATCAACTGAGATGAGACAAACCAAACATTCTGTCAGTTCCTGTCAACATGGACACCACAGTGATGACGTGAGCAATAACAATAAAGAGTGCCAGCAGTGTGGAAAAAGTTTTATACATGAAGACGACCTTGAGTCTCATGCAAGTTTTCACACCGGAGAGAATCCATACAAATGTCCTCAATGTGAAAAGAGTTTTGCACATAGAGGACGACTTAGGAATCACATaaaaattcacactggagaaaagtCTTTTATCTGCCCTCGGTGTGGAAAGAGATTTATAAATTCAGGTAATCTTTATAGACATTTGAGAAGTCACACTGGAGAGAAGCCGTACACCTGctctcagtgtggaaagagttttacagAGAAAACATACCTTGAGCGTCACTTACCAGTGCACACCGGCCAATGGCCTCTCACTTGCCTTCAATGTGGAAAGGGTTTCACAAAAGCAGGAAGTCTCAAAATTCACCAGCAATCTCATTCTGAAGATAAACCATTCAACTGTGATCTTTGTGGAAAGGGTTTCAAACAAAAAGGAAGCCTTCAgaatcataaaaaaattcacaccggagagaagCCGTACAAATGTcctcagtgtgaaaagagtttcagaCGGAAAGGACACCTAAAGGATCACATAACAATTCACACTGGTTACAGACCTTTCACGTGTCCTCAGTGTGGAAAGTGTTTTAGAGAGAAAAGATACCTTGAGCGTCACTTCCCAGTGCACACCGGCCAATGGCCTCTCACTTGCCTTCAATGTGGAAAGGGTTTCACAGAAGCAGGAAATCTGAAAATTCACCAGAAATCTCATTCTGGAGAAATATTGTTCAACtgtgatcagtgtggaaaggctttcaaacaaaaatgcaGCTATAAAACTCATCTAAAATCTCACCTTGGAGAAAGGCCTTACAAATGTcttcagtgtgaaaagagtttcagaCGGAAAGAACACCTTAAGGATCACATGACAATTCACAATGGTTGCAAACCTTTCACGTGTCCTCAGTGTGGAAAGGGCTTCACAAAAAAAAGACTCCTGAATGATCACATAAAACACCATTTAAATATGCAAAGTGGATGAGTTATGtatatgtatttatgtatatatatatatatatatatatatatatatatatatatacctctCAATTGAGAGAAataggaagaaaaataataataaataatgttaatgataatcaaataaatatatatatacattttctcTCCCCATACAGGGGATGGTCACACCACACACTGAACTCCTACAAAACTTCTCCCAAGCCCTGAGGTGGAGACAGTTTATTAAGGAGTTCAATGTAGTGACATATATTAAGATGGTTAATCCACACTGTCTATTCTCCGTGAGCCCCTTACAGGTTGTGGTGGCACTACTTGGTCAACTCTTACAAAGCTTCTCCCAAGCCTTGGGGAAGGAGTCAGTTTATTAGGAAGTTCTCTGACATTgccttgcactagagaggtttCTAGGCGCacagagggttaaaaccagcgAGTTTGTTCTTCCTACTCCTGGCACGCAGGACATTTTAGAGCATCTGGACTTAATGACGCAGATGGACaaatggcatcagttttaaaggagcatttcacccatagaaacattaatctttattgaaagtgtgtcatatttgtagtccaaatgtaacatacatttagaatttggtgcctatttgacagagaaaaggggtgtttgtagtatcactccctcaacaaagatattggacttccttctttcaatgatgcaaaatgatgatttttacatcattgaaagaaggaagtgcaacactgaaatctgtatttctcctgtctcagcggcaactgagaaaattatgcatgaccatttaaaaacatgactggggttctaactatacaaagcttaatgcaaatgggtgaagtgtccctttaagaaggtTGCTGTTATGACCGTGTTGCCCttgcttcttttttgtccaccaatcaagtaACTTGTCATaagtaaaaaatgaacaaataaataaatgagtaaactattgTGTATCGgtgatctcacaggctgaccaTAGGACAATTTCAAAATGGGCCATATCACCCAACACTAGTCACAATATTCcaaggttcgttcttttcagaTAACTACCATTAAAAACTCATAACACACggtaacccggatgctgcaaatcattttgccaagtacagtttaatattctacaaaaatgtaatatgtcatttaataacaaaaacTAAATGCAGCTATTAAGCTCAACTTAAAACTCACACAGGAGAGAAGCTGTACAAATGTCTTGTTTGGACGCTTCTACTTGCACTCTGTGCTTTTGGTTTTTCGCTATTATCTTTTGATTTAACTAACAGCAGTTCAGCACAGTGCTCAATCTAAACAAAAGTGAAATTCCAAAAAAACTAACTAAGAAGGTTTCAAGTCTCAGTTAAAAACTTATCTTTTTACTCTGATGTTCGTTGTGAATAGACCATATATCttgatgttatttattattttatctcATGTTTATCTTCTTAGATGTTTTTAGTTTCTTTGTATATTAATCTTGTTTAGTTGTTAATTCCTATTTGTATGCCTTTTTAATACTGGGAAGCACtaaaatgtgctatataaatgaataaagttGAAGTTGAATTGGGCACTGAAAATAAAACTACAAATTCTTGAAGCTATATTGATATTTGGAATATTCAACAACCTGGGGAATGTCATAGCGGTCTACCAGTCTGTTAGTGCCGGCAGTTGACATTCCTAAAACAGGACAACGCAGCTGCCAAAATGCCTTCTTTTGGATCTCAATCCACCTGCTGCTCAAACTGCCCCAGACTTCTAAAAAAGATCCTTTTCAGGGGATGGTTCAAAACCATAATCATCATATTAAACTATTATATGTATTcagtattgttttcattttatgaaaatattattatgCAGTAGATAAGACATaagcttatgaaattatttgcttatttaaaaaaatcatttaaaacataacaaaagtacgTGCAAACACATTAAGAAGTGTTATTAACATTGTACTGTAATCACATTTTTGTGATAGTAGCAGAATTAATAAATCAGCAAAATCAGcgtatttttatcagcataatattagttgtGTTTAGTAGTTTCTATAAAAAAtggttttactggatggatgtgtggataCAGTTAATAGATGCACATGcgccacatacacattcagCACTTGGGCGTGTAGTATggtttaaacaaatgttttgtatagATTTACTGTGTTTGTACCagctattatggcaacccccaactgcacaaattatgccggtcttcctggattaggtaataaacattaaaaagccaGTCAAAATGCACACTCGTGTCCCTCACAATACGACTACCAttagctttagtggctcaccggaagtCTTACACAAAGGATCTCAAAGATGGTGATGCCCAGATTTATGTCAAAGATATGGTGTGGATAGTATGTTTGAGAATAgaactttaataaaatgttattgttatcatttataattgaattTTTACAACAACACAAACTATTTATACAgatatgcaattatatattaGGCCTAGAGCCTATATTTCTGCATATGTACCTGTGTAGCTAATGGATTTCAGATCAATCTAATATTACCAAGCTAATCTTACATGTGAGTAtaatctgagtggacatccatgacatgcgGAGTCCCGCAAGGCTCAATTCTAGCACCACTCCTGTTCAacctgtatatgctcccactgaGCCAAATAATGAGAGAGAACCAAATTGCCTATCACAGTTATGCAGACACCCTCAGATCTACTTAGCTCTATCCCCTAacgactacagccccattgactccctgtgcaaatgcattgatgaagttaacagttggatgtgccaaaactttcttcagttaaacaaagagaaaactgaagtcattgcGTTTGGAAACAAAGATGAAGTTCTCAAAGTGAATGCATACCTTGACGCTAGGGGTCAAacaactaaaaatcaagtcaGGAATCTTGGTGTGATTCTGGAGTCTGACCTTAGTTTCAGTAGTCATATCAAAGCAATAACTAAATCAGCATATTATCATCTCAAAAATATTGCAAGAATTAGATGCTTTGTGtccagacaggacttagagaaacttgtgcatgctttcatcaccagcagggtggattattgTAATTGCCTCCTCACTGGCctccccaaaaagaccattagacagctccagctcattcagaacgctgctgccaggattctgagcagaaccaaaaatatgaacatatcacaccagtcctcaggtctctacactggctaccagttacatttaggattgattttaaagtattattaatgGTATATAAATCCCTCAATGGACTAGGACCTCAATACATTGCTGATATGCTCATTGAATATAAACCCAACAgatcactcagatcattaggatcacatcagctagaaataccaagggtttactcaaagcaaggagagtcagCTTTTAGCTATTATGCCAGTCGCAGCTGGAACCAGCTTCCAGAGGAGATCAGATTTGCTCCAACAGTAGCCACATTCAAATCCAGactcaaaacacatctgtttagctATGCATTTACTGAACGAGCACTATGCTGAGTCCGAACTGATTGcactatattttatatgcactattttaattatttttatttctcttgattttattcttatttttaactgttttatacttttattcctgttttattctttttcacactttaatttttttattaaaatcacatttattttattttaattgatattttaaattcatgtatctttgattttttgttttctcatctctatgtaaagcactttgaatgacctctgtgtatgaaatgtgctatacaaataaacttgccttgccttgcctataaatccaagcaattttggagaattactaaatgtcttagttgtaagtaaattaaaagtcagctttaagaaaacagcagttgtctattaacaaaagtaaaagttggtatgtatggttatgttctcaATAATACAGGTGTTTaattgatttaacactcaagcattccGTTAAGTAGGTTTAGttaattcaaataataaatacGGGCATAGACACTTGTTGTTAGCATAtacaaagtgaaaaaaaaaatgcttggcTAACtcagttttttacatttttttttttaaatcttgtgGTTTGATTGTTCATttcaattacagttttttttcttaatagctaaacgacagtgggcacaactggagtcacatgtgcaaaactctaactacagtctgcacagcagcagtttaagcgtggaccaaactctagttcgtttatattgcttgaacacagttttcaaaactctacacacttatcccatgactttaaccacaacctgcacaacactgtggatttacagcactttgttcaaatgctaacacactgctacctgtatatatatatatatatatatatatatatatatgtatatatgtatatatatatgtagagCTTAGAAAGACTAATTTTGGAAATGGAACAAGGAAGATGGGTTCATGGAGGGAGAAGGGTGGCAGGTAGTGTCCTGATGCTAGAGAGAGGCAGGATTAGCCCCTCAATTATTTGTTCAAattacagtatgtacttttagtttctaccttttttctcattactgtaattccactcAAAAATCACTACAGACTattgaagcaaactgctaattttcatttaccacAAAGAATTGttatattctaaaaatgtaaataaatcatGTGAAAGAATGTCACTCTTTTCTTTGAAGAAAATATAACTTTGTATGAAGTCactgagtgacagtgtgtgtgttatctcagtgagggttgtgtttagtgtttggctgcactgAGCTGTTTTGAGCCATGTGTTAAGAGTTGTATTGCTTTGTTGGTAGTGCAGACTATAGTTAGAGTTTTGTACATGTAGctccactgtcgtttagcaatcgaaaaaactgcatttggtttgatttaatttaagccttcataactaaaaaAGTACACTTAAGTAGCTCaattaaacacaataaaaacattataacataataataaacgtaaaaaaaactttttaaaaccaaactcttcaaatactcTTACCAGTTCCTGTTTACAAATTCAATAGCCATAAAATAATGTGTAAGATTTATTCTTTTAGTTGttttaaattagcaaaaaatcATTGTTAGTGTACATTAAATATATtcaaattatttacacttcttAAGACACACAGTTAGCTGATCACCAGTATTTTAACAGTTCGATCTAGCTTAACTTTCTCAAAAGTTTTTGGAAAACCTAGAAAACATTACATACagacataaataaacatacactTAATGAGTCAAGATACTCGATTATTGCACTTTTCTCTTAAAAAGCTGGTGGTCAATTGACTTTACAATTCATTTCATTCAGTTGAATTTTATTTCTAAAGtgctttcaatttttttttttaactctggCCAATCAGCTGCATCTCATTAATCCTCTAGGGCTGTTAatggctaaaaacccatctcttcagAGAACACTTTACATGAAAATGTTGAATACTAATTCTTTACCAAAAAAGCAATTCCCTAACATTAGTTCTAACAGGTGATCTAGCAATTGTTGAAACTTTCCACATTAAAATATCATGTTGTAGGCCTTGTAATttctgttatattatttttgaacACTATCATAGGAAAACATTAAAGTAGGCctatactactgtatttactacagtacagtatatgagTGCATTATAGTGAATTCTACAGAACACTATAGAATAAATGTTAGtaattactttattataaatatcCATTCTTGTCCAAGGATTTCTAAATGGTTTCCAGATTATACAGAAATGTCGAATGAATGTTGTGCATctatattttcaaaatgtcCATAACTAGAATCCATCAGATAATCTCGATCATTTCCACCAGTGTATCCAAATCGCTTCTATTTACAATATAGATAATACTGCAGATATGTAGCGCATTGTTTCAGTTCTTCAGTGTCAACCAAAGAGATTTGATTTGGGTCTTAATGGATTCGAAATCTCTTCTTTATCAAATCTATCAACGATAGAAGTGCTGTGCACTATCTGCGTCCGCGTCCGGATTCTGTGAAGACTCGTTTTCATTTTAGTAAAGGAAGATTTCCTGCGGAGAGGTTTTTGCTTAGTCAAGGCGCCACTTTCACGCGCGTCCTCTTCGCTGTGGTTTGGTGGTTTAAGTGGTCTGAAATTGGCCTGAATAATTCTTGACAGTCTCCAGCGACTCGCGTCTTCCGTGTCCGCGTTTTCTGCGTCACTGTCAACACCACACGCACCCACAATGTCGAGAATGTTTTGCGCATGGTCACTTTTCAGGTACTGACACGCTTTTTTCCCATTGAAATCTCGAGCCTCTACGTCGGCGTCAAACGCTCCGATTAATAATTTCACCACCTCGATACGATTGTGCATCGCCGCCAAATGCAGAGGCGTGTAACCTGCGCTGGAACGCGCATTAACGTTAATGGCCACTTGATGTTCTTTGGCAAAGTTTACAAGCATTACAATCAGTTCATGTTTCCCGACCTTTGCAGCCCAGTGCAGACAGGTGAACCCAGTAACGAAGTCTTTTCTGTTTATGAGTGTGGGATCGCTTGCGAGCAGCCGGTAGAGACTCTCCCACTGTCCGTCAGATGCGCACATCATCCACTCGTGTTCCAGCGGCTCCAGCGTCACGGCCGAGGTCTCGTCATCAGCACGGGAGTCGATGTCTTTACATCTGCCTGAAAGATTGACAGAGCTTCTTTGCGCTAAGCTACGACGAATCTGTGGTGAGCTTGTCATCAAAACGTCGACTGTGTTCTCGCGGATGTTCTTTGGAGGGTTGCTTATGGAGTCCGATGGATATTTATCTGTCTGATTACGAATTGATCCTCCAAATGCCCCGGGACTCTTCACTTCACGACTTCTTGTTTTCTGCGAACTTGATGCATCTGACACTGTTACGTAAATATCGGGTCTTGGACCTTTATCTGATCCATGTATCTGACTTTTTTTCAAACTCTGCTTTGATTTTCGATGAGTTGTTGTGCTTGAATTGCCCATGTTTGTTCAAACGATTACAAAATTTGTTATGCTGTTCACACCCTCTGAAAACCTGACAGAAATATCCGGTTTTGATTTTGAAGTTGTGTAACCTGAGACAGGTAATTTACCTCCGCAACTGCAGTCTGAAGTCATTTTCTTTCTAGTTTCCGTGACTTTCCTCAACAGGCTTTCTTCTTTTTTATATGTTTGTTTCATTATATATACATTCTGTTTTgtaatttgtgtgtgtgtgtgcgcgtgtgtgtgcgtgtgcgcgcgtgtgtgtgtgtgtgtgtgtgtgtgtgtgtgtgtgtacctggtaattatcatgtTGTGgcgaccaattgtccccacaaagataggaataccagtgtttttgtgaccttgtggggacattttgatgtccccatgaggaaacaagcttataaatcaaacagaatgatgtatcttgaaaatctaaggtagcagaaaggtttctgtgatggttggggttagagaatggggcaggtaaggggaatagaatatacagtttgtacagtataaaatgcattacgtctatggaatgtccccacaaaacatggaaaccagaatgtgtgtgtgtgttgtgtgtgtgtgtgtgtgtgtgtgtgtgtgtgtgtgtgtgtgtgtgtgtgtgtgtgttagggttaggttattaaatttattggttcttcataaccccaaaatagctagtagaaatcagaaaaaagacaaaccaaagttTGGGTCTTAGGAggatatacatacatacatagatacatacatacactcacctaaaggattattagaaacaccatactaatactactgtgttggaccccctttcgccttcagaactgccttaattttatgtggcattgattcaacaaggtgctgaaagcattctttagaaatgttggcccttATTTATAGGATAGCATCTCGCTATCCTATcaatggagatttgtgggatacACATCCAGGGCaagaagctcccgttccaccacatcccaaagatgctctattgggttgagatctggtgactgtgggggccattttagtacagtgaactcattgtcatgttcaagaaaccaatttgaaatgattccagctttgtgacatggtgcattatcctgctggaagtagccatcagatgatgggtacatggtggtcataaagggatggacatggtcagaaacaatgctcaggtaggccgtggcatttaaacgatgcccattTGGCattaaggggcctaaagtgtgccaggaaaacatcccccacaacATTACACCACCaacaccagcctgcacagtggtaacaaggcatgatggatccatgttctcattctgtttacaccaaattctgactctacaatctgaatgtctcaaaagaaatcgagactcatcaaaccaggcaacatttttccagtcttcaactgtccaattttggtgagctcatgcaaattgtagcctctttttcctatttgtagtggagatgagtggtaccagGTGGggtcttttgaaaaaaaaaagggtcttctcaaagttgctcttctatcagcttgaatcagtcggcccattctcctctgacctctagcatcaacaaggcattttcgtcCACAGGACTGCcccatactggatgtttttcccttttcacaccattctttgtaaaccctagatatggttgtgcgtgaaaatctcagtaactgagcagattgtgaaatactcagaccggctcgtctggcaccaaccaccatgccacgctcaaaattgcttaaatcacctttatttcccattctgacattcagtttgaagtTCAGgggattgtcttgaccaggaccacacccttaaatgcattgaagcaactgacatgtgattggttgattagataattgcaataataagaaattgaacaggtgtccTTATAAACCTTTAGGTgagtacatacatacatacatatacatataaactcaccggccactttattaggtacaccaGTCCAACTGCTCGTTTATGCAAATTtctaatcagccaatcacatggcagcaacTCAAGGCATTTAGGCATGTAGACATGGTCAAGACAATCTGCTGCAGTTCAAACCGAGCGTCAGAATGgggaagaaaggtgatttaagtgactttgaaagtggcatggttgttggtatTTCAGAAACTACTCATCTACtaggattttcacacacaaacatctCAAGGGTTTACAGAAAATGgtcagaaaaagagaaaatatccagTGAGCGGCAGTTCTGTGGGCGCAAATGTCTTGTTGATGCCAAAGGTCAGAGAAGAATGGCCAGCCTGGTTCGAGCTGATAGAAAGGCAACAGTAACTCAAATAACCACTCATTACAACCAAGATATACAGAAGAGCATCTCTGAACGCACAACAAGCCgaaccttgaggtggatgggctacagcagcagaagACCACACCGGGTGCCACTCCTGACAGCTAAGAACAGGAAACTGAGGCTACAATTCACACAGGCTCACCAAAATTTGACAATAGAAGATTGGAAAaacgttgcctggtctgatgagtttTAATTTCTGCTGTGATATtaagatggtagagtcagaatttggcatcaACCACATGAAAGCATGGATCCATCCTGCCTTGTATCAGCGGTTCAGGCTGGTGggggtggtggtgtaatggtatGGGGAATATTCtcttggcacactttgggcccattagtaccaattgagcatcgtatattgtttctgaccatgtccatcactttatgaccacagtgtacccatcctctgatggatacttccagcaggataacgcGCCATGTTATAAAGCGCAAATCGTCTCagactggtttcttgaacatgacaatgagttcactgtactcaaatggcccccacagtcaccagatctcaacctagtggagcatctttgggatgtggtggaacgggagcttcgtgccctggatgtgcag
This Paramisgurnus dabryanus chromosome 7, PD_genome_1.1, whole genome shotgun sequence DNA region includes the following protein-coding sequences:
- the LOC135783283 gene encoding uncharacterized protein, whose amino-acid sequence is MDGRTTENRKINARIDVMEVKEEPLDLNEVEEKLQKPHDIITEEKSFDCLQISTEMRQTKHSVSSCQHGHHSDDVSNNNKECQQCGKSFIHEDDLESHASFHTGENPYKCPQCEKSFAHRGRLRNHIKIHTGEKSFICPRCGKRFINSGNLYRHLRSHTGEKPYTCSQCGKSFTEKTYLERHLPVHTGQWPLTCLQCGKGFTKAGSLKIHQQSHSEDKPFNCDLCGKGFKQKGSLQNHKKIHTGEKPYKCPQCEKSFRRKGHLKDHITIHTGYRPFTCPQCGKCFREKRYLERHFPVHTGQWPLTCLQCGKGFTEAGNLKIHQKSHSGEILFNCDQCGKAFKQKCSYKTHLKSHLGERPYKCLQCEKSFRRKEHLKDHMTIHNGCKPFTCPQCGKGFTKKRLLNDHIKHHLNMQSG
- the sowahcb gene encoding sosondowah ankyrin repeat domain family Cb, whose translation is MGNSSTTTHRKSKQSLKKSQIHGSDKGPRPDIYVTVSDASSSQKTRSREVKSPGAFGGSIRNQTDKYPSDSISNPPKNIRENTVDVLMTSSPQIRRSLAQRSSVNLSGRCKDIDSRADDETSAVTLEPLEHEWMMCASDGQWESLYRLLASDPTLINRKDFVTGFTCLHWAAKVGKHELIVMLVNFAKEHQVAINVNARSSAGYTPLHLAAMHNRIEVVKLLIGAFDADVEARDFNGKKACQYLKSDHAQNILDIVGACGVDSDAENADTEDASRWRLSRIIQANFRPLKPPNHSEEDARESGALTKQKPLRRKSSFTKMKTSLHRIRTRTQIVHSTSIVDRFDKEEISNPLRPKSNLFG